A single Notoacmeibacter ruber DNA region contains:
- a CDS encoding imelysin family protein, with amino-acid sequence MRRQPILAVLAVSCGLSFPGAASAQSEEQDKAGVRAVLSAAVDDFIVPEYRALQEQARSLQEAVQSLCEDPGTAKLDQARQSFAEAVTVWSRVETVRFGPILRQNAAERIYFFPDRRGIGLRQVQGVLAEEDATATDAESLAGKSVALQGLGTLEFLLFGTGAEVLAEEEGDFRCRFAEAVAERIEVTAAEVTDEWTEPDGIAARFVDPASSYADFQTQEDSLRALLGVFTNGLEMIADTRIAPFLGEDVNSVRPKAAAWWRAGLTGPAILANLEGLSDLFQRSGMANLLPEENGNLPVEIAFEFDNAERALQKVETPLSEAVETAEGRSPLAYLLIVTRSLRSLFAERFSGAIGLVAGFSSLDGD; translated from the coding sequence ATGAGACGCCAGCCCATTCTTGCAGTTCTCGCCGTGTCCTGCGGGCTTTCTTTCCCTGGCGCAGCCTCTGCGCAGTCGGAAGAGCAAGACAAGGCCGGTGTGCGCGCGGTCCTATCCGCCGCAGTCGATGATTTCATCGTGCCGGAATATCGCGCACTGCAAGAACAGGCGAGGTCCCTTCAGGAAGCGGTCCAGAGCCTTTGCGAGGATCCGGGCACGGCGAAACTGGATCAGGCGCGACAATCATTCGCCGAGGCCGTCACTGTATGGTCGCGCGTGGAGACCGTTCGCTTCGGCCCGATCCTCCGGCAGAACGCGGCCGAGCGGATCTATTTCTTCCCCGATCGTCGTGGGATTGGCCTTCGTCAGGTGCAAGGGGTTCTGGCGGAAGAAGATGCGACGGCGACCGACGCCGAGAGCCTTGCAGGAAAGAGCGTCGCGCTTCAGGGGCTCGGTACGCTGGAATTCCTTCTGTTCGGCACCGGTGCCGAAGTCCTTGCGGAAGAGGAAGGTGATTTCCGTTGCCGGTTTGCGGAAGCCGTCGCCGAGCGGATCGAGGTAACCGCCGCCGAAGTGACCGACGAATGGACCGAGCCGGATGGCATCGCGGCCCGCTTTGTCGATCCGGCATCATCCTATGCCGATTTCCAGACGCAGGAAGATTCGCTTCGCGCCTTGCTCGGGGTTTTCACCAACGGGTTGGAAATGATTGCCGATACGCGCATCGCGCCATTTCTCGGCGAGGACGTGAACTCTGTTCGCCCGAAGGCGGCGGCGTGGTGGCGCGCCGGGCTGACCGGGCCGGCCATCCTCGCGAACCTCGAGGGACTCTCCGATCTGTTTCAACGGTCCGGCATGGCCAACCTCCTGCCGGAGGAAAACGGCAACCTGCCAGTCGAGATCGCCTTTGAGTTCGACAATGCCGAAAGGGCGCTGCAAAAGGTCGAGACACCCTTGTCCGAAGCTGTCGAGACAGCCGAAGGCCGCTCTCCCTTGGCCTATCTTCTCATCGTGACGCGCAGCCTGCGCAGTCTGTTTGCGGAGCGTTTTTCTGGCGCTATCGGGCTCGTCGCCGGCTTCTCATCTCTGGATGGAGACTGA
- a CDS encoding DUF1513 domain-containing protein: MSGFSRRTILQGFGALLAGFGLPEAVHAEKVGNPLFATALMEGEQYGMAILDSDGEVLRRVVLPGRGHDVTCDKGGRHIVAFARRPGTFALAIDQQRDREPVVFHSPPNRHFYGHGVFIQNDKLLVATENDFDNGRGVLGLYDVTDGFRRIGEWSSHGIGPHDLALSPDGKSLIIANGGMDTHPDYGREVLNLATMEPSLVFLDPSDGSLREKHALPNEWSRLSTRHMDVAADGTVFVGCQWQGVASECPPLLLSFRAGEGRRDYELGELATRLQGYVGSVSVNRDAERVAITSPHGDLAIMLDTRTGTVTGVEEGVDLCGAAPLAQGFITSTGTGRFGRNNLPGLSFDNHILAL; encoded by the coding sequence ATGAGCGGATTTTCCCGCCGCACCATTCTTCAGGGTTTCGGTGCCCTGCTGGCTGGCTTTGGTTTGCCGGAGGCCGTCCATGCCGAAAAGGTCGGAAATCCGCTTTTCGCTACCGCCCTGATGGAGGGCGAACAATACGGAATGGCCATCCTGGACAGTGATGGTGAAGTGCTGCGGCGCGTCGTTCTGCCGGGCCGTGGTCACGACGTGACCTGCGACAAGGGCGGGCGACATATCGTTGCGTTCGCCCGGCGACCGGGTACCTTTGCGCTGGCGATCGATCAGCAGCGCGACCGCGAGCCGGTGGTCTTTCATTCTCCGCCGAACCGGCACTTCTACGGCCATGGTGTCTTCATCCAGAACGACAAGCTTCTGGTGGCCACCGAAAACGATTTCGATAACGGGCGCGGTGTTCTCGGCCTCTACGACGTGACCGATGGTTTCCGCCGTATCGGCGAATGGTCCAGTCACGGGATCGGACCGCATGATCTGGCGCTTTCGCCGGATGGAAAGAGCCTCATCATCGCCAATGGCGGCATGGACACGCACCCTGATTATGGCCGGGAGGTGCTGAATCTCGCCACCATGGAGCCTTCGCTGGTTTTCCTCGATCCGTCCGATGGCTCGCTGAGGGAAAAGCATGCGCTTCCGAATGAATGGTCACGCCTTTCGACGCGGCACATGGATGTCGCAGCGGACGGCACCGTCTTTGTCGGCTGCCAATGGCAGGGCGTCGCTTCGGAATGCCCGCCGCTGCTCCTGTCGTTCCGGGCTGGCGAGGGGCGTCGCGATTATGAGCTTGGCGAACTGGCCACCCGCCTTCAAGGCTATGTCGGATCAGTGAGCGTCAATCGCGATGCGGAGCGCGTGGCCATCACATCGCCTCACGGCGATCTGGCGATCATGCTCGATACGCGCACCGGCACGGTAACAGGCGTCGAAGAAGGGGTGGATCTGTGCGGCGCCGCCCCGCTCGCACAAGGCTTCATCACCTCGACGGGAACGGGTCGCTTCGGCCGAAACAACCTCCCGGGCCTCTCCTTCGACAACCACATATTGGCGCTCTAA
- a CDS encoding imelysin family protein, whose translation MRNSHPIRTGLLAALFAGAAMPALAADELDRSAIVDNYADIALAEYTDSLELARDLDAKIDALVEDPSEDTLQAAKDAWLAARVPYQQTEAYRFGNAIVDDWEGRVNAWPLDEGLIDYVDASYGTESDANTAYTANVIANPSFELNGETVDASSITPALLQDTLQEAGGVEANVATGYHAIEFLLWGQDLNGTDAGAGDRPATDFATGDDCTGDNCERRAEYLQAASDLLISDLEEMVANWEEGGEARTTLTDGAPEDAFRTILTGLGSLSYGELAGERMKLGLLLHDPEEEHDCFSDNTHYSHFYDVKGIQNVYLGSYEGPDGETTSGPSLSDLVKANEPALDEEMRTKLDETVAAMQAIVDAAEDGESYDQQIGEGNEEGNARVQAAIDALIAQTRTIERVIASLDLGSIELEGSDSLDNPNAVFQ comes from the coding sequence ATGAGAAACAGCCACCCGATCCGTACTGGTCTTCTGGCCGCACTATTTGCCGGGGCCGCCATGCCCGCCCTCGCTGCGGACGAACTCGATCGCTCGGCGATCGTCGACAATTATGCCGACATTGCTCTTGCCGAATATACGGACTCGCTGGAATTGGCTCGCGACCTCGACGCCAAGATCGATGCTCTGGTTGAAGATCCCTCCGAGGACACGCTTCAGGCCGCCAAGGATGCCTGGCTGGCCGCGCGTGTTCCCTATCAGCAGACCGAAGCCTACCGTTTTGGCAACGCCATCGTGGATGACTGGGAAGGCCGCGTGAATGCATGGCCGCTCGATGAAGGTCTGATCGATTATGTTGACGCCTCTTATGGCACCGAAAGCGACGCCAACACGGCCTACACCGCCAATGTGATTGCCAATCCGAGTTTCGAACTGAATGGCGAAACTGTCGATGCAAGCTCGATCACACCGGCGCTCCTTCAGGATACGCTGCAGGAAGCCGGTGGCGTGGAAGCCAACGTGGCGACCGGCTATCATGCGATCGAATTCCTTCTTTGGGGACAGGATCTGAACGGCACCGATGCCGGTGCAGGCGATCGTCCGGCCACCGATTTCGCAACCGGTGATGACTGCACAGGCGACAATTGCGAGCGCCGCGCTGAATATCTTCAGGCCGCGTCCGACCTCCTCATCTCCGACCTGGAAGAGATGGTGGCGAACTGGGAAGAAGGCGGCGAAGCCCGCACGACCCTCACCGATGGCGCGCCGGAAGATGCATTCCGCACGATCCTGACCGGGTTGGGCTCCCTTTCCTATGGCGAACTGGCCGGTGAGCGAATGAAGCTCGGCCTTCTGCTGCATGACCCGGAAGAGGAGCATGACTGCTTTTCCGACAACACCCACTATTCACATTTCTATGATGTGAAGGGCATTCAGAACGTCTATCTCGGTAGCTACGAAGGCCCGGACGGGGAAACCACATCCGGTCCTTCGCTCTCCGATCTGGTCAAGGCAAATGAGCCCGCTCTCGACGAAGAGATGCGGACCAAGCTGGACGAGACCGTTGCAGCCATGCAGGCGATCGTTGATGCGGCCGAAGACGGAGAGTCCTACGATCAGCAGATCGGCGAGGGCAATGAAGAGGGCAATGCCCGAGTTCAGGCCGCCATTGATGCGCTGATCGCCCAGACGCGCACGATCGAGCGTGTCATCGCTTCGCTCGACCTCGGAAGTATCGAACTCGAAGGCTCCGACAGCCTCGACAACCCGAACGCCGTCTTCCAGTAA
- the proC gene encoding pyrroline-5-carboxylate reductase — protein sequence MRVLMVGCGNMGFAMLKAWIESGCLSPDETGVVEPSEEGRARVAALGASTFADPPSPDDFGAELIVLAVKPQVMADIAPAYRSATARGAAVLSIAAGLPIRRYEEIYGDQTPIIRVMPNTPAAIGEGMMAYIANDAAGGALIANVRKLLETNGAVAELEEESQMDAVTAISGSGPAYVFHFIEALAEAGEKLGLSADLAALLARQTALGAAKLAADGETDPAELRRQVTSPNGTTAAGLAMMMTDDRLKTMMAEVADAARRRSIELSS from the coding sequence ATGCGGGTTTTAATGGTGGGCTGCGGCAATATGGGCTTTGCCATGCTCAAGGCCTGGATCGAATCTGGATGCCTCTCTCCCGACGAGACCGGCGTCGTCGAGCCAAGCGAAGAGGGCCGCGCGCGGGTCGCGGCACTCGGCGCTTCAACCTTTGCCGATCCTCCCTCTCCGGACGATTTCGGCGCCGAGTTGATCGTACTCGCCGTAAAGCCGCAGGTAATGGCCGACATCGCCCCAGCCTATCGCAGTGCCACCGCGCGTGGGGCGGCGGTTCTCAGCATCGCAGCCGGGCTTCCGATCCGGCGCTATGAAGAGATTTACGGCGACCAAACCCCGATCATCCGCGTCATGCCAAACACGCCTGCTGCCATTGGTGAGGGCATGATGGCCTATATCGCCAATGATGCCGCCGGTGGCGCGCTCATCGCCAATGTCCGGAAACTGCTGGAAACCAATGGCGCGGTGGCTGAACTCGAAGAGGAGTCTCAGATGGATGCCGTGACGGCGATATCCGGCAGCGGCCCGGCTTACGTCTTCCACTTCATCGAAGCGCTCGCAGAGGCTGGCGAGAAACTCGGCCTGAGCGCCGATCTGGCCGCACTTCTGGCTCGGCAGACCGCATTGGGCGCGGCCAAACTGGCCGCGGATGGCGAGACCGACCCTGCGGAATTGCGCCGACAGGTGACGAGCCCAAACGGCACGACCGCCGCCGGCCTTGCCATGATGATGACGGATGACCGGTTGAAGACGATGATGGCCGAGGTCGCGGACGCTGCGCGACGCCGATCGATCGAACTATCCAGCTAG
- the edd gene encoding phosphogluconate dehydratase: MPTQEITQITERIIERSKPSRESYLQRLDDAVSAGVNRTTLSCSNLAHGFAACSAAEKSDLSGDTVPNLGIITAYNDMLSAHQPFERFPDIIRDAAREVGGVAQVASSVPAMCDGVTQGQPGMELSLFSRDVIAMAAGVGLSHNMFDAAVYLGVCDKIVPGLFIAALTFGHLPSIFVPAGPMTSGLPNDEKSRIRQLYAEGKIGRAELLEAESKSYHGPGTCTFYGTANSNQMMMEIMGLHMPGASFVNPNTPLRDALTKEAVARAFQITQAGNEFTPVGRMIDERSIVNAVVGLNATGGSTNHTIHLIAMAAAAGIKLTWDDISQISDNVPLLARVYPNGLSDVNHFHAAGGMGFLIKELSKAGLIHDDIRTVYGEGMESYGIEVKLGEDGTVVREKAPDVSHEPKILTTADKPFQPTGGIEVMKGNMGEAIIKISAVKPENRFVEAPAIVFEDQSELQDAFKAGELDKDFIAVVRFQGPKANGMPELHKLTPPLGVLQDRGFKVALVTDGRMSGASGKVPAAIHVTPEALSGGPIAKVRTGDMIRLDGEQGTLEVLVDGDEFAGREAVSADMAKNQHGMGRELFAAFRQVVGRADEGATVFHA; the protein is encoded by the coding sequence ATGCCGACCCAAGAGATCACGCAGATCACAGAACGCATTATCGAACGCAGCAAGCCAAGCCGCGAATCCTATCTTCAGCGCCTAGACGATGCGGTCAGCGCCGGCGTCAATCGCACGACGCTGTCCTGCTCCAATCTGGCCCATGGGTTCGCCGCCTGCTCGGCTGCGGAAAAGAGCGACCTCTCGGGCGATACCGTGCCCAATCTCGGCATCATCACCGCCTATAACGACATGCTCTCGGCGCATCAGCCCTTCGAGCGGTTTCCGGATATCATCCGTGATGCCGCACGCGAGGTGGGCGGCGTCGCCCAGGTCGCATCGAGCGTTCCAGCCATGTGCGACGGCGTGACGCAGGGCCAGCCGGGCATGGAACTTTCCCTGTTCTCTCGCGATGTCATCGCCATGGCGGCCGGCGTGGGTCTGTCTCACAACATGTTCGACGCCGCCGTCTATCTTGGCGTCTGCGACAAGATCGTTCCGGGTCTTTTTATCGCGGCGCTCACTTTCGGCCACCTGCCCAGCATCTTCGTGCCGGCCGGTCCTATGACCTCGGGGCTGCCCAACGACGAAAAATCCCGCATCCGCCAGCTTTATGCGGAAGGCAAGATCGGGCGGGCCGAATTGCTCGAAGCGGAAAGCAAGAGCTATCACGGTCCGGGAACCTGTACATTCTATGGCACCGCCAACTCCAATCAGATGATGATGGAGATCATGGGCCTGCACATGCCGGGCGCGTCTTTCGTCAACCCGAATACGCCGCTCCGCGACGCCCTGACGAAGGAGGCCGTCGCCCGCGCCTTCCAGATCACGCAGGCGGGGAACGAATTCACCCCAGTCGGCCGCATGATCGACGAGCGCTCCATCGTCAACGCGGTTGTCGGGCTCAACGCGACGGGCGGCTCGACCAACCACACGATCCACCTGATCGCCATGGCGGCGGCGGCAGGCATCAAGCTCACATGGGACGATATTTCCCAAATCTCTGACAATGTACCGCTTCTGGCGAGGGTATACCCCAACGGTCTTTCCGACGTGAACCACTTCCACGCAGCGGGCGGCATGGGTTTCCTGATCAAGGAGCTGTCGAAAGCCGGTCTGATCCATGACGATATCCGCACCGTCTACGGCGAGGGAATGGAATCATACGGCATCGAGGTGAAGCTCGGCGAGGACGGCACAGTGGTGCGCGAAAAAGCGCCGGATGTGAGCCATGAGCCGAAAATCCTGACGACCGCCGATAAGCCGTTCCAGCCAACCGGCGGTATCGAGGTCATGAAGGGCAATATGGGCGAGGCCATCATCAAGATCTCGGCGGTCAAGCCGGAAAACCGTTTCGTGGAGGCGCCCGCCATCGTCTTCGAGGACCAGTCCGAACTGCAGGACGCGTTCAAGGCCGGCGAACTGGACAAGGACTTCATCGCGGTCGTCCGCTTTCAGGGACCGAAGGCCAACGGCATGCCGGAACTGCATAAACTGACACCGCCGCTCGGGGTGCTCCAGGATCGCGGCTTCAAGGTGGCTCTCGTGACCGATGGCCGCATGAGCGGCGCATCGGGCAAAGTGCCTGCGGCCATCCACGTCACGCCCGAAGCGCTGAGTGGCGGCCCGATCGCCAAGGTCCGTACCGGGGACATGATCCGCTTGGACGGTGAGCAGGGCACGCTGGAAGTCCTCGTCGACGGAGACGAATTCGCCGGCCGCGAAGCCGTATCGGCCGATATGGCAAAGAACCAGCACGGCATGGGACGTGAATTGTTTGCCGCCTTCCGGCAGGTTGTCGGACGGGCCGATGAAGGCGCGACGGTCTTCCACGCCTGA
- the pgl gene encoding 6-phosphogluconolactonase, which translates to MNPSEQSENRNPEDLLARAPGEPQWLEFSSRGRLAERLSGRVADELAAAIEERGIATLALSGGRTPEQFFVALSERDIDWSKVIVTLVDERFVDTSSPRSNAALVIKRLLQRHAAGAAFEKLYEPVPTAEEAATILNQRLKGLPQPFDVVLLGMGTDGHTASFFPKGDTLDEALDPKGEPRVLAMNAPGAEEPRLTWNLPALVKGRSIHLHIEGVEKKSVLFDALSDKESPYPIRAIFDHAPTGINIWYAPAEG; encoded by the coding sequence ATGAATCCTTCTGAACAGAGCGAAAACCGAAATCCCGAAGATCTGCTCGCCAGGGCGCCGGGCGAACCGCAATGGCTTGAATTTTCCAGCCGGGGGCGTCTGGCGGAGCGACTTTCCGGACGGGTTGCCGACGAGCTCGCCGCCGCGATCGAAGAGCGAGGCATCGCCACGCTGGCGCTGTCCGGCGGACGAACCCCCGAACAGTTCTTCGTCGCGCTTTCGGAGCGAGACATCGACTGGAGCAAGGTCATCGTGACCCTTGTGGACGAGCGGTTCGTCGACACGTCCTCACCACGCTCCAATGCGGCGCTCGTCATCAAGCGCCTTCTGCAGCGGCACGCCGCCGGCGCCGCTTTTGAAAAATTGTACGAGCCTGTTCCGACAGCCGAAGAAGCAGCCACCATACTCAATCAGCGTCTGAAAGGCCTTCCGCAGCCCTTCGACGTGGTGCTGCTGGGTATGGGGACAGACGGCCATACGGCTTCATTCTTTCCCAAGGGCGATACGCTGGACGAGGCGCTCGACCCGAAGGGAGAGCCGCGTGTCCTCGCAATGAATGCGCCGGGCGCAGAAGAACCCCGGCTCACCTGGAACCTGCCTGCGCTCGTCAAAGGCCGTTCCATCCATCTTCATATTGAAGGGGTCGAGAAGAAAAGCGTGTTGTTCGACGCATTGTCGGACAAGGAATCTCCCTATCCCATTCGCGCCATCTTCGATCACGCCCCGACGGGTATCAATATCTGGTACGCGCCAGCCGAAGGATAA
- the zwf gene encoding glucose-6-phosphate dehydrogenase has protein sequence MSSTIIPVDSCDFVIFGATGDLAERKLLPALYHRQCAGQFTEPTRIIGASRSELSDQEFRDYARNALTEYVSEEEKDHGQVDAFLNRLFYVAVDATSDEGWQALHEKIGDSRAVRAFYLAVGPSLFGPIAERIRDHDLLTDETRIVVEKPLGRDLESAVELNRTLSSVFREDQIFRIDHYLGKETVQNLMVLRFGNALYEPLWNSAHIDHVQITVAERVGLESRADYYDKSGAMRDMVQNHMLQLLCLVAMEPPASLDADAVRDEKLKVLRALTPMTNDTVHRHTVRGQYRAGASLGGAVKGYLDELESGKSETETFVALKTEIGNWRWAGVPFYLRTGKRLATRASEIVVQFKPIPHSIFEESAGEVVANQLVIRLQPDEGVKQWMMVKDPGPGGMRLRHVPLDMYFADAFNVRNPDAYERLLTDVVRGNQTLFMRGDEVEAAWKWIDPIMRAWHERPGDIAGYTAGSWGPAAAIGLIERDGRSWHESF, from the coding sequence ATGAGCAGCACCATCATTCCCGTCGATTCCTGCGATTTCGTCATCTTCGGCGCAACCGGAGATCTCGCAGAGCGAAAACTTCTTCCCGCACTCTACCATCGCCAGTGTGCCGGGCAGTTCACAGAGCCGACCCGTATCATCGGCGCCTCCCGCTCAGAGCTTTCCGATCAGGAGTTCCGCGACTATGCGCGTAACGCGCTGACCGAATATGTCAGCGAGGAGGAAAAGGATCACGGTCAGGTCGATGCCTTTCTCAACCGCCTATTCTATGTGGCGGTGGATGCGACGAGCGACGAGGGGTGGCAGGCCCTTCACGAGAAAATCGGCGACAGCCGGGCTGTCCGAGCCTTCTATCTCGCGGTCGGCCCATCGCTTTTCGGGCCAATCGCGGAGCGAATCCGCGATCACGACCTTCTCACCGACGAGACTCGGATCGTCGTTGAAAAGCCACTCGGACGCGATTTGGAATCCGCCGTCGAACTTAACCGAACTCTCTCTTCGGTGTTTCGTGAGGATCAGATTTTCCGGATCGACCATTACCTCGGCAAGGAGACCGTCCAGAACCTGATGGTGTTGCGCTTCGGCAATGCCCTTTACGAACCGCTCTGGAACAGCGCCCACATCGACCATGTGCAGATTACGGTGGCGGAGAGAGTCGGGCTGGAAAGCCGCGCCGATTACTACGATAAGTCCGGCGCGATGCGCGACATGGTTCAGAACCATATGCTTCAGCTTCTGTGCCTGGTGGCAATGGAGCCGCCCGCCTCGCTGGATGCCGACGCGGTCCGCGACGAAAAGCTGAAGGTTCTGCGCGCCCTGACGCCGATGACCAACGATACCGTCCACCGTCATACGGTACGCGGCCAGTATCGAGCTGGCGCTTCTCTGGGCGGCGCCGTAAAGGGTTATCTGGACGAACTGGAGAGCGGTAAAAGCGAAACGGAAACCTTTGTCGCGCTGAAAACGGAGATCGGCAATTGGCGGTGGGCCGGGGTTCCCTTCTATCTGCGCACCGGCAAGCGTCTCGCGACGCGGGCCTCCGAGATTGTCGTGCAGTTCAAACCGATCCCGCATTCCATCTTCGAGGAAAGCGCCGGTGAAGTCGTCGCCAATCAGCTCGTCATCCGTCTTCAGCCGGATGAAGGGGTCAAGCAGTGGATGATGGTCAAGGACCCCGGGCCGGGCGGAATGCGGCTACGGCACGTGCCGCTCGACATGTATTTCGCCGATGCATTCAACGTGCGGAACCCTGACGCCTATGAGCGGCTGCTGACCGATGTGGTTCGGGGAAACCAGACATTGTTCATGCGGGGCGACGAAGTCGAGGCGGCATGGAAGTGGATCGACCCCATCATGCGCGCATGGCACGAGAGACCGGGCGATATCGCCGGCTACACCGCCGGTTCGTGGGGTCCTGCCGCTGCGATCGGCCTGATCGAACGAGATGGGCGGAGCTGGCATGAATCCTTCTGA
- a CDS encoding NAD(P)/FAD-dependent oxidoreductase: protein MIYRSPISPGLSWYEASVANRPAYPSLDGDQRADIAIIGGGYTGLSAALRLAGGGADVVLIDAHRFGDGASGRNGGQIGTGQRAWPTELESEIGLERSRALFRIAEEAKAELLSMADDHGFDIDYRPGQISAVHKKRWVQGYRNHAEAMAERYDYPHISFLDREETAAAIGSKRYHASIRDIGTGHIHPLKLVVGMAEAAEKSGTRLFENTPAHAIDAEGAGVRITMEHGTLHASRCLVATNAHGDAFQAEPVSPRHIMPIRSFIGATGPLDNADAILPGGEAVDDSRFMVRYFRKISGDRLMFGGREAYSAKTPGDISGHIRKQIAEIFPDLFDVDIDHVWGGSVGITLPRLPFVRTIMPGVTSIGGFSGHGVMMATHTGRLWADAVMGHRDDLKLLQDLDIPPFPGGVALRKPLLFLAMTWFAMLDRL from the coding sequence ATGATCTACCGCAGCCCCATTTCTCCTGGTCTCTCCTGGTACGAGGCCAGTGTCGCCAACCGGCCGGCCTATCCCTCGCTCGATGGAGACCAGCGGGCCGATATCGCCATTATTGGTGGAGGCTATACCGGTCTTTCGGCGGCGCTGCGCCTTGCGGGTGGGGGCGCAGACGTCGTCCTGATCGATGCCCATCGCTTCGGAGACGGCGCCTCGGGCCGCAATGGCGGGCAGATCGGAACCGGACAACGCGCATGGCCGACCGAGTTGGAAAGCGAAATCGGTCTGGAGCGCTCCCGCGCCCTCTTTCGGATTGCTGAAGAGGCGAAAGCGGAACTGCTCTCCATGGCGGACGATCACGGATTCGATATCGACTACCGGCCCGGGCAGATCAGCGCCGTTCACAAGAAGCGCTGGGTGCAAGGCTATCGAAACCATGCCGAAGCCATGGCGGAGCGCTACGATTACCCACATATCTCCTTTCTCGATCGTGAGGAGACGGCGGCGGCCATCGGATCGAAACGTTATCATGCCTCGATCCGGGATATCGGCACCGGTCATATTCACCCACTCAAACTGGTGGTGGGAATGGCCGAAGCCGCCGAGAAATCGGGCACAAGGCTTTTTGAGAACACCCCCGCCCATGCAATCGACGCAGAGGGTGCGGGTGTTCGGATAACGATGGAGCACGGCACGCTGCATGCATCGCGCTGCCTTGTTGCGACCAATGCTCATGGCGATGCGTTTCAGGCCGAACCCGTATCGCCGCGCCACATCATGCCGATACGGTCCTTCATCGGAGCAACCGGCCCGCTCGACAACGCCGACGCCATCCTGCCCGGTGGCGAAGCCGTGGACGACAGCCGTTTCATGGTGCGCTATTTCCGGAAGATCTCGGGCGACCGGCTGATGTTCGGCGGGCGTGAGGCCTATAGCGCCAAAACACCGGGCGACATTTCAGGCCATATCCGCAAGCAGATCGCAGAGATATTTCCCGACCTTTTCGATGTCGATATCGACCATGTATGGGGCGGTTCGGTGGGTATTACCCTTCCCCGCCTGCCCTTCGTGCGCACCATCATGCCGGGCGTTACCTCGATCGGCGGCTTTTCCGGCCACGGGGTGATGATGGCGACCCATACCGGTCGCCTCTGGGCCGATGCCGTGATGGGCCATCGCGACGATCTTAAACTTCTGCAGGATCTGGATATTCCTCCTTTCCCCGGCGGAGTCGCGCTGAGAAAGCCGCTGCTGTTCCTTGCGATGACGTGGTTCGCCATGCTCGACAGGCTTTGA